In Bradyrhizobium sp. CCBAU 051011, the following are encoded in one genomic region:
- a CDS encoding tripartite tricarboxylate transporter TctB family protein, which produces MNATPGQAPVKSIMPKWVRNPQEFVGGIALMAIAAFALWASSDLQGMRGFSFGAGTAPRMFAFLLLGLGALIAIVGVVTEGPHLAKYHWRGPFFVTVAILTFAFTIRSMGMIFAAMASFLIAACGTPETKWVETVIVAICLTAFCSLLFPYALGLPLQLLPTFMIR; this is translated from the coding sequence ATGAACGCTACGCCGGGCCAAGCGCCGGTTAAATCCATCATGCCGAAATGGGTTCGGAATCCGCAGGAATTCGTCGGCGGAATTGCCCTGATGGCGATTGCTGCGTTTGCCCTCTGGGCATCGAGCGATCTGCAGGGCATGCGCGGCTTTTCGTTTGGCGCCGGTACCGCGCCGCGGATGTTCGCGTTCTTGCTGCTGGGACTGGGCGCCCTGATCGCTATCGTTGGCGTTGTCACCGAAGGTCCGCATCTTGCGAAATACCATTGGCGCGGACCTTTTTTCGTGACGGTCGCGATTTTGACGTTTGCTTTCACGATCCGGTCCATGGGAATGATCTTTGCCGCTATGGCCAGCTTTCTGATCGCGGCATGCGGGACACCGGAGACGAAGTGGGTGGAAACCGTGATCGTGGCCATCTGCCTGACGGCGTTTTGCAGCCTGTTGTTTCCGTATGCGCTCGGCCTGCCTTTGCAGCTCCTGCCGACTTTCATGATCCGGTGA
- a CDS encoding tripartite tricarboxylate transporter permease: MGDIFSNLGLGFGVVFQFVQWSPAFLGGASIPIPVNILLCLIGALVGTLVGVLPGIGTIATVAMLLPITFGLPPVGALIMLAGIYYGAQYGGSTTSILVNIPGEAGSVVTALDGFQMAKRGRAGPALAIAAIGSFFAGCVATVLIALLGAPLTKVALAFGPAEYFSLMVLGLIFAVVLAKGSVLKAIAMIVMGLLLSMVGSDIETGASRMAFNIPELADGLGFATLAMGLFGFAEIIRNLDAGGETDRKLVQEKVSGLMPTARDLKDSTPAVLRGTVLGSILGILPGGGATIASFAAYTLEKKVARDPSKFGHGEIRGVAAPESANNAAAQTSFIPLLTLGIPPNAVMALMVGAMTIHGIVPGPQVMQKQPDLVWGMIASMWVGNLMLLIINLPLVGIWVRLLRVPYRLMFPSIVIFCCIGIYSVNNAPTDVIIAGIFGLVGYWLIKHDFEPAPLLLGMVLGPLMEENLRRALLISRGDWSVFLTRPLSAVLMAIAATLLVLTVLPALRKKRDEVFVESEN, translated from the coding sequence ATGGGAGATATCTTCTCAAATCTTGGACTCGGTTTCGGCGTCGTTTTCCAGTTCGTGCAGTGGAGCCCCGCTTTTCTTGGCGGCGCATCCATTCCGATTCCGGTCAACATTCTCCTGTGTCTGATCGGCGCGCTGGTCGGCACGCTGGTCGGCGTGCTGCCGGGGATCGGCACCATCGCCACCGTCGCCATGCTGCTGCCGATCACCTTTGGTCTGCCCCCGGTAGGCGCGCTGATCATGCTGGCTGGCATCTACTACGGCGCGCAATATGGCGGCTCGACCACGTCGATCCTGGTGAATATTCCAGGTGAGGCCGGTTCTGTGGTGACCGCCCTCGACGGCTTCCAGATGGCGAAGAGAGGCCGCGCCGGTCCGGCGCTCGCGATCGCCGCGATCGGATCGTTCTTCGCCGGCTGTGTCGCGACCGTGCTGATTGCCCTTTTGGGTGCGCCGCTAACCAAGGTAGCGCTGGCGTTCGGTCCTGCCGAATACTTCTCGCTGATGGTGCTCGGCCTGATCTTCGCAGTTGTGCTCGCGAAAGGCTCGGTGCTGAAGGCGATCGCGATGATCGTGATGGGCCTGCTGCTGTCGATGGTCGGGTCCGACATCGAGACGGGCGCGTCCCGAATGGCATTCAACATTCCCGAACTGGCCGATGGTCTTGGCTTTGCCACGCTGGCGATGGGACTTTTCGGTTTTGCGGAGATCATCCGCAATCTCGACGCCGGCGGCGAAACCGATCGCAAGCTCGTCCAGGAGAAGGTGTCGGGACTGATGCCGACGGCGAGGGATCTCAAGGATTCGACCCCGGCGGTCTTGCGCGGCACGGTGCTGGGATCAATCCTCGGCATCCTGCCAGGCGGTGGCGCTACGATCGCATCGTTCGCGGCATACACGCTCGAGAAAAAAGTCGCGAGAGATCCCTCGAAGTTCGGCCATGGCGAAATCCGGGGCGTCGCAGCACCCGAGAGCGCCAACAACGCGGCCGCTCAGACGTCTTTCATCCCGTTGCTTACGCTCGGCATCCCGCCCAACGCCGTCATGGCGCTGATGGTCGGCGCGATGACGATTCACGGCATCGTGCCGGGTCCGCAGGTGATGCAGAAGCAACCCGATCTGGTGTGGGGCATGATCGCCTCGATGTGGGTCGGCAACCTGATGCTTCTCATCATCAACCTGCCGCTGGTGGGGATATGGGTGAGACTTCTGCGCGTGCCGTATCGCCTGATGTTCCCGTCCATCGTGATCTTCTGTTGCATCGGCATCTATTCGGTGAACAACGCGCCGACGGATGTCATCATTGCAGGCATATTCGGGCTGGTCGGCTACTGGCTGATCAAGCACGATTTCGAGCCGGCGCCTTTGCTGCTCGGCATGGTGCTTGGACCGCTGATGGAAGAGAACCTGCGGCGGGCGCTTTTGATCTCGCGCGGCGATTGGTCAGTTTTCCTGACGCGGCCGTTGTCGGCAGTGCTGATGGCAATTGCTGCAACGTTGCTGGTCCTTACGGTACTGCCAGCGCTCCGCAAGAAGCGCGACGAGGTTTTCGTCGAGTCGGAGAACTGA
- a CDS encoding thymidylate synthase, with amino-acid sequence MNQYHDLLERILSDGAEKHDRTGTGTLSIFGHQMRFNLSAGFPMLTTKRLPLKAIVHELLWFLAGDTNIKYLRDNGVSIWDEWADANGDLGPVYGSQWRSWPAPDGRSIDQISNVIDMIRRNPDSRRLIVSAWNPADVDKMALPPCHCLFQFYVANGKLSCQLYQRSADVFLGVPFNIASYSLLTMMVAQVTGLKPGDFVHSLGDAHLYSNHLEQARLQLTRPTRPLPAMKINPDVKDIFAFRYEDFALEGYDPHPHIKAEVAV; translated from the coding sequence ATGAACCAGTATCACGATCTGCTTGAACGCATCCTCAGCGACGGCGCGGAGAAGCACGACCGCACCGGCACCGGCACGCTGTCGATCTTCGGTCACCAGATGCGGTTCAACCTTTCGGCCGGGTTTCCGATGCTGACCACCAAGCGGCTGCCGCTGAAGGCGATCGTGCACGAATTGCTCTGGTTCCTGGCCGGCGACACCAATATCAAATATCTCAGGGATAACGGCGTTTCGATCTGGGATGAATGGGCCGACGCCAACGGCGATCTCGGCCCGGTCTATGGATCGCAGTGGCGCTCATGGCCGGCGCCGGATGGGCGCAGCATCGATCAGATCTCCAACGTCATCGACATGATCAGGCGAAATCCGGATTCGCGGCGGCTGATCGTGAGCGCCTGGAATCCGGCCGACGTCGACAAGATGGCGCTGCCGCCCTGTCATTGCCTGTTCCAGTTCTACGTCGCCAACGGCAAGCTCTCCTGTCAGCTCTATCAGCGCTCGGCCGACGTGTTCCTCGGCGTGCCCTTCAACATCGCGTCCTATTCGTTGCTGACCATGATGGTCGCGCAGGTGACGGGATTGAAGCCCGGCGATTTCGTGCATTCGCTCGGCGATGCGCATCTCTACTCCAACCACCTCGAACAGGCGCGGCTGCAACTGACGCGACCGACACGTCCGTTACCGGCCATGAAGATCAATCCTGACGTGAAGGATATCTTCGCCTTCCGTTACGAGGATTTCGCGCTCGAGGGCTACGACCCGCACCCGCATATCAAGGCCGAAGTCGCTGTATGA
- a CDS encoding tripartite tricarboxylate transporter substrate binding protein BugD, which yields MNRYGRSLASGFLAVLAGLGLSSSQAVAQAYPTRNITMIVPFAAGGPTDVIARIVTGHMAQTLGQTIIIENVVGAGGTTATTRAARAANDGYTLITGHMGTHAASVPLYPKLAYHPEKDFEPVGLLAGTPILILARKDLPPKDLKEFITYVKANEAKVNAAHAGIGSVSNVSCELLNSVLGVKPIGVPFNGTGPAMNALVAGQVDYMCDQIVNAVPQINGGTIKAYAVATPERNPSLPDVPTTTEAGLPAFQAQAWNAIFAPKGTPADVVAKLNAAVVKALDDEGVRKRLLELGSVIPPAADRTPAALGTLVKSEIAKWTPVVKPVN from the coding sequence ATGAATCGGTACGGTCGCTCGCTCGCGAGCGGTTTTCTGGCAGTGCTTGCCGGACTGGGCTTGTCTTCGTCGCAGGCGGTGGCGCAGGCCTATCCGACGCGCAACATCACCATGATCGTGCCGTTCGCGGCGGGCGGACCGACCGACGTCATCGCGCGCATCGTCACCGGCCACATGGCGCAGACGCTCGGTCAGACCATCATCATCGAGAACGTGGTCGGCGCCGGCGGTACCACCGCCACCACCCGTGCCGCGCGTGCCGCCAATGACGGCTATACGCTGATTACGGGGCATATGGGCACACATGCGGCCTCCGTGCCGCTTTATCCCAAGCTCGCCTATCACCCGGAAAAGGACTTCGAACCGGTCGGACTGCTGGCCGGCACGCCGATCCTGATCCTGGCGCGCAAGGACCTGCCGCCCAAGGACCTCAAGGAATTCATTACCTACGTCAAGGCGAACGAGGCCAAGGTCAACGCCGCGCATGCCGGCATCGGCTCGGTTTCGAACGTTTCGTGCGAATTGCTGAACTCGGTGCTTGGGGTCAAGCCGATCGGCGTGCCCTTCAACGGCACCGGTCCGGCGATGAACGCGCTGGTGGCCGGGCAGGTCGATTACATGTGCGACCAGATCGTCAACGCTGTGCCGCAGATCAACGGCGGCACCATCAAGGCCTATGCGGTGGCAACGCCGGAGCGCAATCCATCGCTGCCCGATGTTCCCACCACCACCGAGGCTGGCCTGCCGGCTTTCCAGGCCCAGGCGTGGAACGCGATCTTCGCGCCGAAGGGAACGCCCGCGGACGTCGTCGCCAAGTTGAATGCTGCGGTGGTCAAGGCGCTGGACGACGAGGGCGTGCGCAAGCGCCTGCTCGAACTCGGCAGCGTCATCCCGCCTGCCGCCGATCGGACGCCGGCGGCACTGGGAACGCTGGTGAAGAGCGAAATCGCCAAGTGGACGCCGGTGGTGAAGCCGGTCAATTAA
- a CDS encoding dihydrofolate reductase — MEIVLVVAVAENGVIGAAGAIPWRLKSDMAHFKALTTGKPVVMGRKTFVSIGRPLPGRTNIVVTRDCGFRADGVVVTHSFTDAKAIATGDALRRFATEIAVIGGAEIYAQWMDSADRLEITEVHARPEGDTSFPAVDLTAWEEVARVRNPAGPDDSADFSYVTFRRRHQR, encoded by the coding sequence ATGGAAATCGTTCTCGTCGTAGCGGTCGCGGAGAACGGCGTGATCGGCGCCGCTGGCGCGATCCCGTGGCGGCTGAAATCCGACATGGCGCACTTCAAGGCGCTGACGACGGGCAAGCCCGTGGTGATGGGACGCAAGACTTTCGTCTCGATCGGACGGCCGCTCCCCGGACGGACCAATATCGTCGTCACCCGTGACTGCGGATTCCGTGCCGACGGCGTGGTGGTTACCCATTCCTTCACCGACGCCAAGGCGATCGCCACCGGCGACGCGCTGCGGCGTTTCGCCACTGAGATCGCCGTGATCGGCGGTGCGGAAATCTATGCGCAATGGATGGACAGCGCCGATCGCCTGGAGATTACCGAGGTGCATGCCCGGCCCGAGGGCGACACGAGCTTCCCGGCAGTCGATCTGACTGCATGGGAAGAGGTGGCGCGCGTGCGGAATCCGGCCGGTCCGGACGACAGTGCCGATTTCTCCTATGTGACATTTCGTCGGCGCCATCAGCGTTAA
- a CDS encoding GNAT family N-acetyltransferase translates to MSLTIRRARPGEAGLVLSFVRELAEYEKLLHEMEATEVDIDAALFGANPRLFCEIAEWEGEPVGFAVWFVNFSTFSGRSGIYLEDLFVRPALRGKGIGKALLVHLAKECVANGWSRLQWSVLDWNTPSIEFYKSLGAVLMDEWTICRVGGPDLTALAQGKR, encoded by the coding sequence ATGTCTCTCACGATCCGCCGCGCACGGCCGGGCGAAGCGGGACTTGTCCTGTCCTTCGTTCGCGAACTCGCCGAATACGAAAAGCTGCTCCACGAAATGGAGGCGACGGAGGTTGACATCGACGCGGCGCTGTTCGGCGCCAATCCGCGCCTGTTCTGCGAGATTGCCGAATGGGAAGGCGAGCCGGTCGGCTTCGCGGTCTGGTTCGTCAATTTCTCGACCTTCAGCGGCCGCTCCGGAATCTATCTGGAAGACCTGTTCGTCCGCCCAGCGCTGCGCGGCAAGGGAATCGGCAAGGCGCTTTTGGTGCATCTCGCAAAGGAATGCGTGGCAAATGGCTGGTCGCGTTTGCAATGGTCGGTGCTGGACTGGAACACGCCGTCGATCGAATTCTACAAATCGCTCGGCGCGGTCCTGATGGACGAGTGGACGATTTGCCGGGTCGGCGGTCCTGATCTGACGGCGCTGGCGCAAGGGAAGCGGTAA